The DNA sequence ACGACCTCTATCCGAAAAACCTTGCTGATACATACCGGGCATATGATAACCGCATTATGAAATCGGGAAAAACAGAGGGCAGAGAAGAGAAATATTTCAAGGACGGAAGAGAATTCATTATCCATATGGTGAGGACTCCCATAAAGGATGAAGGGAATAAAACTATTGGTATATTAGGTACTTTTCTGGATATTACCGAAAAGGTAGCATTGGAGAGGGAATCTATACTTAACAGACAACTAGCATCATTAGGTGAATTGGCAGCAAGCATAGGGCATGAGATTAACAATCCTATAACAGGCGTTATCAATTGCGCCCAGATATTATTTAACAAGGGTAAAGAGGGAAGTAAGGAACGGGATATTGCAAATCGTATTATTAAGGAAGGTAATCGTATAGCAAAAATAGTGCATAGCCTCCTCTTTTTTGCGGGACCTGGCGATGTACATGAGGAGAAAAGCAAGATCTGCTTACATGAAATAGTATCTGATGTACTTATTCTGATCAATGCACAATTACGAAAAGAGGGCATTAAGGTAAAATTGGATATTACCCCAAAATTACCAGAAATAATCGCACATCCGCAACAGATACAACAGGTCTTTTTGAATATTATCAGTAATGCGAGATATGCCCTGAACCAAAAGTATCCAAAGGCTCATGATAGTAAAATCCTTGAGATTTTGGGCGAAGAAATAACCATGGATGATCTTCCCTGGGTAAAGATTACCTTCTACGATCATGGCACTGGTATACCTGCCAGGATAAAAGAGAGAATAACAGAGCCATTTTTTACCACAAAACCAAGAGGGATAGGCACTGGATTAGGATTAGGCATAAGCCAGGGTATTATCAATAATCACGGTGGCAGATTAACGATTGATACCCTGGAGGGAGAATTTACGAAAGTTGCAATTATTCTACCGGTAAAGTCCTGAGTATATAGAGATAAATTCAGTAGAATTACGGTATGCAATAGCTTATCTATCAAGATATTATTGAGCCAGGGTGGCACGGACAAACTTTGTTTGTCAGTGTATGATATTCCCTATTCGCGCGGGTATGGAAACAAACACGGACAAACCAGTTTGTCTGTGCTACCCTGAGCCTGATTGCACAAAATGAAAATTCCTATACATCAAGTTACTATTGAGTAACAAAAGAATACTTACTGGAGTATTTCTCGCTAAGTTATCTATAGGTATAGCATCCAAGAGATGAGACAGAACAGAATATGGTATAAGTTGAGTCTTTGGTTGTATGCTGGTATAGGGAACGTTACAGAATCCCTACGGCGGGGTAGTCTTTCCTTTGTTGAGGATATGTTCGGTTTCATCCCTGAAATACTATAACTTACAGAGAAATACTCCTGATCATGGTCCTCTCACCCGGTAAAAAATAAAGTCGATATAGGGCAAGGCTTTAGCCTTTGCGAAAGGCAACCCTAAACAGGTTGTCCGAAAATGCAATTGCAATCTCAGGATATACCCTATATATTGTTTACATTATAATAATTGATCTCTCGGGGAGCATAGTTTTCGGCCTGCAAAATAATTTTCGGACAGCCTGTTTAGCCTTGCTACCCTAACCTGAATGGAAATGGGGTAACCAATGTATGCATCAAGTTGAGAATATTGTTCCATAAAATTAAAGAGGTATCCCCCTGGAAAAAGAGCAATGGGTGTCCATGTTCCCCTCTAATTCCCCTAATCCCCCCTAACCCCCCTTTAAAAAAGAGGGGAAAAGAAGGATAAGTTTAGAAAAGCAGGGTGGCACGGACAAACCGTGTCCCCGTACGCCTTGAACGGGGACACGGTTTGTCCGTGTTGTTCGAATACACCCGTGGATGGGGAATATACCACACTGACAAACAGAGTTTGTCAGTGCCACCCAGGAATAGGCTTACAGAGAATAAAAATTTCTCTAGAGACGCCCCCGGCCAGACATATCTTCAGGGTATTCTAAAGATGTGGGTAAGGATAAGTTTAAAAAAGGGGGGAAAGAAGGAGGGATTTTCTCTTGAGAAAAGTTTGCCTGATCAAAAACATCAACCTTTTTCCCCTTTTCTAAAGGAGAACTAAGGGGAATTATACATTTCCCCCTTTTCTAAAGCTGATTAAAAATATCAAATATTTCCCCCTTTTCTAAACTTATCCTTACCCACAAGTTAGGTAGAGAGTGAAGGTAGAAGCGCGGTAAACCACGAAGTACACGAAGAAAGAAGAACGGAGAGAAGCAAGATTTTGCGAAAGATGGAGAGATGCAAGATTTTGCGCCTTTACAATTGAGGTAGGGGTGTGTTGCTTTTTGTTTAGTGTCAGTGTCAGTGTCAGTGTTTTCTCACTCACACTCACATCGCCTCAAGAAGGGATCGATTATAAAAAGAATTTATTGAGATTTGGAACTCTCTTATTCTTCGTGTACTTCGTGCTCTTTGTGGTATTTAAAGATGTGGGTAAGGATAAGTTTTCTAAAGGGGGATTATGTTATTCTTCACCGTTTCCACATTTTAGCTTGATGCATACCGGGAAACTGGGAATGGGATATAAGGGAAGATAAGTTGTATTGGTCGGATGAGCTTTATCGTATCTTTGGTTTATCTCCGGATACGTTTACTCCGACCTACAAGGTGTTCCTGAGTTTTGTTCATGGAGACGATAGAGAGTCTGTGAAAAAATCTCTTCGTGAATCTATCTGTAAGAGAAAGCCTTATACTGATAATCTCCGTATTATTTTACCAAACGGCCGGATACGCATCATTCATGTACAGACTGAGATCATAAGTAATCAGAGAGGCAAGGTGGTTAAAATGAATGGAACGGTTCAAGATATTACTGAATTTAAGCGCATAGAAGATGAACTGAGAGTGCTGAATGAATCCTTGGAGCAACGGGTGGCAGAGCGAACTATGGAACTCATGAAGGTAAATGAAGAATTGCGGAAAGAGATTGCAGAGCGAAGACAGGCAGAGGAAGCATTGCGTACAAATGAAAGTAAGTATCGTTTGCTCTTAGAGAACCTGCCACAAAAGATATTTTACAAAGATAAAAATTCAGTATATGTGTCTTGTAATCAAAATTACGCTGCGGATCTATCGATAAAATCGGATGAGATTAGAGGAAAAATGGATTATGATTTCTATCCCAGGGCAATAGCTGAAAAATACCGGGCAGATGATAAAAGGATTATGAAGTCAGGGCGAACAGAGGAAATAGAAGAGAACTATATCAAGGATGGGCGGGAATGTATTGTGCATACGGTAAAAACTCCCGTAAAAGATGAAAAAGGTGCTGTTGTTGGTATCTTAGGTATATTCTGGGATAAAAAATAGCCGTATAAATTTATTTATTTATTGCTTTTACCATTATACTATGATATGAGAATAGAGCGAAAGTCCTGGTTTTCTTGGATTTGTTGAAGATGAATGGGGGAATGGAAATTATCAAAAGGAATATCGAGGGAGATAGGAAAGAGTATATGGAAGAACTAATTGATATAGAAAAATTAAGATTTGAAGATTTACATGTATCAGAAGAACTACGGAAAGCAATTAAAGATATGGGTTTTGAAGAAGCCACTCCAATACAGTATCAATCTATCCCCCATATTTTAAAAGGAAAAGATATCATTGGGCAAGCCCAAACAGGCACCGGGAAGACTGCAGCGTTTGGAATCCCCACACTCGAAATGATAGATCCTGGTACCAGAGAATTACAAGCGATAATTTTATGTCCTACAAGGGAGTTGGCAATCCAGGTTGCCGAAGAGATGAAAAAATTATCAAAATATAAAAAGGCCATTGAGATTTTGCCGATCTACGGAGGGCAACCTATAGAACGTCAAATTAAGGCATTAAAAAAAGGTGTGCAAATTATTATTGGTACTCCGGGGCGTGTTATGGACCACATGAACCGCCATACGCTAAAAATGGATACCGTAGAATAATCATATTGGATGAGGCGGATGAGATGTTGGATATGGGGTTTCGGGAAGATATTGAATTTATTATGGAGAAAATTTCCAAGAAGAGACAAACCATTCTCTTCTCCGCAACTATGCCTCAGGCCATTTTGGATTTGACAAAAAAATATCAAAATGATCCGCAATTTATAAAGGTTGTGCACAAAGAACTTACAGTTCCGCATATTGAACAATTTTATTTTGAGGTAAAAGAGCAAGCGAAATTAGAGACGCTATCCCGTTTAATCGATATCTATAATTTAAAATTATCACTGGTATTTTGTAACACAAAAAGGCGGGTAGATGATCTGGTAGAACATCTCCAGGCAAGAGGATATCTGGCTGATGGTTTGCATGGGGATATGAGGCAATCACAAAGAAATAGCGTTATGTCCAAATTCAGGAAAGGAACTATCGAAATTCTGATAGCAACTGACGTAGCAGCCCGGGGAATTGATGTAGAAGATATAGAAGCTGTTTTTAACTATGATGTGCCGCATGATGAAGAATACTATGTACACAGGA is a window from the Candidatus Jettenia sp. genome containing:
- a CDS encoding PAS domain-containing protein, with protein sequence MYWSDELYRIFGLSPDTFTPTYKVFLSFVHGDDRESVKKSLRESICKRKPYTDNLRIILPNGRIRIIHVQTEIISNQRGKVVKMNGTVQDITEFKRIEDELRVLNESLEQRVAERTMELMKVNEELRKEIAERRQAEEALRTNESKYRLLLENLPQKIFYKDKNSVYVSCNQNYAADLSIKSDEIRGKMDYDFYPRAIAEKYRADDKRIMKSGRTEEIEENYIKDGRECIVHTVKTPVKDEKGAVVGILGIFWDKK